One Erinaceus europaeus chromosome 5, mEriEur2.1, whole genome shotgun sequence genomic window carries:
- the LOC103128147 gene encoding zinc finger protein 709-like produces MWENFRNFLLIGKLQEDYSNKEQYNHQASKSNRVKISEAKEQSQNGGKPQESEVYNKVFTYSSQHKKHKRTLIGKKPYECKQCSKTFSTSSYLWIHEGTLSGEKPYEYKQCSKTLHESSAFQTHERIHSGEKPYECKQCSKTFSQTSALQRHERTHSGEKPYECKQCSKTFRESSALRRHERTHSGEKPYECKQCRKTFSRSSHLRTHERTHSGEKPYECKQCRKTFSCSSHLRIHERTHSGEKPYECELCRKTFSCSSSLRTHERMHRGEKPYECKQCRKAFSCSSNLRTHESTHSGEKPYGCKQCRKTFSQSSHLRRHERIHSGKKPYECKQCCKLFSQSSTLRTHERTHSGEKPYECKQCSKTFSCSSALQRHERTHSEKNPMNVNNVVKHSVVPVLFRDMKELTVRKTL; encoded by the exons AAGTAAAAG TAATAGAGTGAAAATCTCTGAGGCCAAAGAACAAAGTCAAAATGGTGGGAAACCTCAAGAATCTGAAGTATACAACAAAGTATTCACTTATTCCAGTCAGcataaaaaacacaaaagaactCTCATTggaaagaaaccctatgaatgtaaacaatgtagtaaaacattcagcacATCCAGTTATCTTTGGATACATGAAGGAACcctcagtggagagaaaccctatgaatataaacaatgtagtaaaacgttacatgaatccagtgcttttcagacacatgaaagaattcacagtggagagaaaccctatgagtgtaagcagtgtagtaaaacattcagtcaaacCAGTGCTCTTCaaagacatgaaagaactcacagtggagaaaaaccctatgaatgtaaacaatgtagtaaaacattcagggaaTCCAGTGctcttcggagacatgaaagaactcacagtggagagaaaccgtatgaatgtaaacagtgtaggaaaacattcagtcgatccagtcatcttcggacacatgaaagaacgcatagtggagagaaaccgtatgaatgtaaacaatgtaggaaaacattcagttgttccagtcatcttcggatacatgaaagaacgcatagtggagagaaaccctatgaatgtgaactatgtaggaaaacattcagttgttccagttctcttcggacacatgaaagaatgcacagaggagagaagccctatgaatgtaaacaatgtaggaaagcattcagttgttccagtaatcttcggacacatgaaagtacgcacagtggagagaagccctatggatgtaaacaatgtaggaaaacattcagtcaatccagtcatcttcggagacatgaaagaattcacagtggaaagaagccctatgaatgtaaacagtgttgtAAACTATTCAGTCAATCCAGtactcttcggacacatgaaagaactcacagtggagaaaaaccctatgaatgtaaacaatgtagtaaaacattcagttgttccagtgctcttcagagacatgaaagaactcacagtgagaaaaaccctatgaatgtaaacaatgtagtaaaacattcagttgttccagtgctttttagagacatgaaagaactcacagtgagaaaaaccctatga